CAACGGGGTCGGTCCGTCCCGTCCGTTGGGGGGCACCGGACCCGGGTCTCGAGCGAGCACCCGTCCTACGGTGACCGTGGGGCTCGAGGGCCGAGCGGTCCGGTGCCCCGCGAGGAGGTGTCCGAGATGACACGCACCGTGGCCGACGTGATGACCAGGACCGTCGTGGTGGTGCCGGGCTCAGCACCCTTCAAGCAGGTCGTCCGCGCGATGAGGGAGTACCGGGTGAGCGCCCTGCCCGTGACCGACGCCGACGGCTTGATCGTGGGCGTGGTCTCCGAAGCCGACATGATCCTGCGTGAGGACCCATCCGTGCTCGAGCCGCACTTCTTCGAGGGGCACACTCGTCGTGACGAGCGGAAGAAGGCCGAGGCGTTGGTGGCCCGCGATCTGATGACCGCCCCGCCGGTGACGATCGGCCCGCAGGCGTCGGTGGCCGAAGCCGCGCGGATGATGCACGAACGTGACGTGAAGAGACTACCGGTGATCGATCTCGAAGGAAGAATCGTCGGCATCGTCTCTCGCATGGACCTGCTGGCGGAGTTCCTGCGCGACGACGACGACATCAAGACCGAGGTCTGCCGGGTGCTCGCCGACGATCTCGCGATCGCCGCCGATCAGGTGCTGGTGCTCGTCGAGGACGGCGTCGTGCATCTCGAAGGACGCATCGAGCGCAGGTCGCTCGTCCCGACGATCTGGGGAGCCGTGCGCGCTGTACCCGGTGTCGTCGGCCTCGACGAACGGCTCACCTGGGAGCTCGACGACACCATCACGCCGGTGTCACCGGTTCCCTGGGTCGGCTTCTGACGGGCGGAGCCGGCCGCGGCGAGCGGTAGCCGTACGTCAGCGCTCGCACGATCGTGAGGAAGACGACCATCAGCCCGGTGATCGCGTAGATCGCGAACATCCACGGGCGCTCGGTGTCGGTGCCGGCGAAGACGCCGTGCAGGAGCGCGAGCGTGAACGCGGGCACCGCGAGCACGTGGAGCCGCCGCCACCACGTCGTGCCGAGCGGCCTGCGGAGCCATGAGGACACGACCACGACCACGATCGCGTACATGGCGATCACACCGGCCGAGATCGCGACGGGGCGATAGTCCGACGCCATGGGAACCGTGAGCGCGCTGAACGAGAACGGCATGAACTCATCGATCAGCAGCAGGCCGAGGTGAACCCCGAGCAGCGCGAGGCCCGTCGAAGCCACGAACGCGTGGAACAGGTTCGCCGACGGCTTCGAGATGCGCTTCGTCACCACCGACGTGGTCGCGATGAGCCCCCAGGCGACGGAGAGGAACAGCATCAGGTAGCTGCCGATGCCGGCAGCCCGCAACAGGATCCACGTGCTCATGCCGCCTCCAGACGGGGGCCACGATCGCCCCGGATCGAGTGGCGGACGGTGCCGTCGACCCCGACGACCACGCTCGGCGCATCGTGGACCGATCGCGTTCCCCGCAACAGCGCGACGGTGGCCGCGACCTCGGCGTCGGCGCACGTGGGACCCCAGACGGTGACTTGGATCGCGTCGGTGATCGCGGGCGCTCCCGTTCGCGGGTCGATCACGTGGTGCAGACCGGTGCCCCACGAGCGCTTCGCCGTGCTCGAAGTGGCGAGCGCGCCACGGTCGACCAGCAGCGTCAGGATCGATCCGCCGGCCACCTCAGGGTCGTCGACGTCGATCGGCAGCAGCGGCGCGTGCTCGCTCACGCGCAGGTCACCTCCGGCTGCGACGAGTACCCACGGGATCCCAGCCGAGATCGCCGCGTCGACCGCGAGGTCGACGCTCCAGCCTTTGGCGACGCCACCGAGGTCCAGCCCGACGCCGGGAGGGAGGCGGACCTCCCCGTCTCCCAGCTCGATCTCTGCCCATCGCCCGCAGGGGACCGGGGGTCCCAGCACGCCCCTCGCCGCGCGGATCACCTCGTCGAGATCCCGATCGTAGCCGGCGGATTCGACGGCACGAAGCACGGTGGGGTCGAACGCTCCCTCGGTCGATGCGGCTCGATCGAGCGAGTAGCGGAGCAGCGACCCGAGGCCGTCCGAGAGGCGCGTCCACGAACCCGCGCGACGGTTCAGACGCGACAGCTCGCTGTCGGGGCGGAACCGACTGCACCGCCGTTCCTCGCGACGGAAGGTGGCTACCACGGCCTCCCAGCCCTCGTCGAAGGCCTCGGGTGGGCCGTACATGCTGAGGGTGGTTCCCATCGCCGGCGTGTCGATCCGTCGGGTGCTCCCGGTGACCATCACGAGCCTCCCGTCGATGGAGGAGGCGCAGGGGCGGGAGCGGGGACTCCTACCGTGCCCGACGAGCTCACCTGCACGTAGGTGATCGGCGCGCTGGTCGCCGGCTCCACTACCACGACCCGTCTGGTGATGCGCCGAACGATCACCCGCTGTCGAGGGGCCCACCGGCCCCTCGACAGCTGGGCCTGCTCGGGCATGGGGGCTGCACCGAGCGCACCGACCCCGGCGAGGAAGGTGGCGATCCCGGTCGTCCAGGCGATGGTGCGCAGACGGCTGCGGCTCCAGCGAGCCTTCCGGCGGGGGGCGTCAGTCGTCGTCACCGTGGTCCTCACCGTGGTCTTCGGCGTGGTCCTCGTCCCCGTGGCCCTCGTCCTCAGGCTCGGCGCCCTCGGACCCGTCCTCGTAGGACTCGTCGTCCTCCGACGACTCGGTCGAGTCGTTCGAGGGCGTGGTCGTCATCGCCGGTGCGGCGATCTGCACGACCTCGCCCGCCTTGGCCTCGGCCTTCTTGTGGACCGTCACGGTGCGCCGCACGGTTCGGACGACCGGCTCCGACTCTGCCCGCCGGTCGACCCGAGGAACCGCGCTGCTCACGCTCGGTCCCGTCAGCCCGACCGCGACGGCAAGTCCGCCCACGATCAGGGTGAGCACCAGTCCTGCAGCCACCAACAGTGCGGATCGCTTGTTCATCGCGCGTCCCCTTTCGTTGGGTTCCCGGATCAGCGATCGTCGTCGGGCCCGTTCGAGCCGGTACCGTCGTCCGAGCCGGAGCTCATCGAGGACCTCATCCGGGTCGCGGCGGGCTCGTTCCCGCCGAGGACCACGCTATGGAGGCGCCCTCAAGGCCCGGTGCAAGCCAGGGTTAAGGTTCGGGTAAGCCCTCGAGGACGCAGGGTGCCCGCCCACCGGGGAGGCATTCCCTCCGGAGCCGCGGTCAGACCACGGTGGTCAGGTCCGCGACGAGGACGGGATCGCCCGAGGGCGTCGAGGGGCAGTCCGACGGCTCGGTCGTCACGGCCATCGTGTCGGTCGTGCCGACGCTCGCCTCGACCCGCACGGCGACCACTCCGTCGGTCGGTGAGACGCATCCCCCCGACACGGCCTCGTCGCCCTCGATCATCCAGATCTCGTAGACGCGATCCGCGCCGGGCTCGGGGAGGTCACTGCCCCAGAACACCGCTCCGGGCTCGCCGGGCGTGAACGCCATCGCGAGGCTGCCCTCGGTGTCGCCGGTGAAGGCGACGAGTCGCTGGGACGTCGTCGCCCGCACGCTCGTGGTCGACGGCACGATCGCGCCGACAGCCACGAGCGCGATCGCGACGACGGCCGCCGCCGCGACCAACGCCTGCCAGACACGCGGGCGTCGCGCCCTGTGCTCCTCGAGCTCATCGGGGATCTCGACGATCGTCTCGGTCGTCGCCGATGCGCCGCCCCCGCCCAGGATGCGATCGGCTATGGCGTCATCGACCGGCTCGGGGTCGAGCGCGAACGCCAGACGGCCCGCGATCTCCGCGAATCCAGCCTCGAGGGCGGTGCAGTCGGGGCAACCCGTTCCGTGCGACGCACGCTCAAGCTCGAGCAGGCCTCGGTCGCCGCCATCGAGCCCGCCGAGCGCGTCGACCGCCAAGAGCTCCTCGATCACGGTATGGTCGCGCGTCATCGCTCCACCTCCGCGAGCACCTCGCGCATCCGGCGCATGCCGAGCAGCGTCCGGGACTTCACGGTGCCGAGCGGGCTGCCGGTCTTCTCGGCGATCTGCGATTGGGACAGGCCGGCGAAGTACATCATCTCGAGCACGTCCCGCTGTTCGGCGGGCAGGTCGGTGAGGGCGGCCCGCACGATTCGACGCTCCTCTGGCCGCCCGAGCTGTCGGACGACGTCGTCGGCGTGATCGGCCTGCTCCTCGAGCGCCTGCGGGATGGCCGCCTCGGCGCGCCGTCGGTGCGCCTCCTCTCGGCGCACGAGATCGACGGCACGGTGGTGCACCATGCCCATGAGCCAGCTCTTCACCGAGCCCCGATCGCCGTCGTAGGCGCCCGGATCCCTCCAGACCGCCATGAACGCCTCCTGCACGATCTCCTCCGCCAGATGCGATTGCCGCACGACCCTCTGCGCGAGCGCCTTGGCCGTCGGCGCGTATCGATGGAACAGACCGCGGAACGCCTCCTCATCGCGGCGATGGAGGCGAGCCATCAGCTCACGGTCGCGCGCCTCGGACAGGTCAACCGTGCCCATCGGCGCGCTCCGATCCAGCATCAGCGTCCCCTGCGACAACGGCACCTTCCTCGGAGCGGGCCAGGTCCGGGAGGTATTCGCAGCTCGCGGCGGAGCGGATGGATCAGCCCTCCGAGCGATCGTGCAGCCTGCGACCCGCGGTCTCGAGGATCTCGGACAGCGTGTTCGGCGATGCCGGGTCGTAGAGGGCGCTGCCGACCGAGAGCGAGAGTGGGTGGGGAGGATCCTGCGCGGCGTTGTGCACGGCGATCGCCTCCACCAGCCGAGAGAGCACGAGGGTCTCGGCGCCCAGGGCGTTGCCGGTCAACAACACGGTGAACGTGTCGTCGGTGATGCGGGCGGGCAGGTCGGCGTCGCGAACGGCCTCGAGCAGCACCTCGGCCGCCTGCCGCGCATCCTCGTCGGTGATCTCGCCCTCGAGGCGTACGAACAGGAAGACGACGGGGTTCTGGCTGCGATCGGCCATGTGCAGGTGATGCTCGGCGATCGGCACGAAGCCGCGCAGGTTCGGCAGGCCGGTCGCCTCGTCGGTCGTCGCGAGCTCGCGTCGGAGCCGGCGGATCGACACCGCGTAGTGCACGGCCCTGGGCAGGAGCCCGTGCGGGATCGAGCCGACGACGAGGTGGTCCTCGGCACCCGCGTGCATCGCGACCGCGCCGTCGGCCTCACGGCCGGCCTCGGTGACGACCACGATCGCGGCCTCGGGTGCCTTGCCGCGCAGGGAGCCGAGCAGCTCCAACGGTCCCGGCCCGTCCATCGCGACGACCACCGCGTCGACGGGCTCCCCGGTGTCGATCTGATCGACGCTGTCGGCGGACCGTACGTCGAACCGCTCGTCGTCGGCGAGCTCGTCGGCCATCGTCGTCTCGAGTCCTACGAGCATCACCGTCATCGCGTCGTCCATCTCGCCTCCTGTCGGTGGCGGGATTATCCCATCCGTGAACCCTCTCGCCGCCCCGACCGAGCCGGCCGGTCGTCCGACGGCGGAACGCCTGCCCTGCCACGGTTCCGCCACATGATCGCCACGCGGTGTCCCAGCGGGTCCTCGGATCACCCGGGTACGCTTGGCGGCATGTCCGAGGTGCCCTCCGGCGACGGTCCCGCGGCCGGTCACGGCCGCGTCGCCCGCATCGCCGTCGCGATCACCGCGACGCTGTCGCTCCTGATCGGCATCGGCAGCGCCTACGGCTTCGTCGCCTACAGGCAGGCGGGTGCAGAGGGAACGAATCCGCGCGGTGAGTGGATCCCCCCGAGCGCGGAAGGGTCGACCTCCGACGACCCGTGCGCACGCGACGTCTGCAACTACCTCCTGCTGGGCAGCGACTCCAGAGCCGGTCTCACGCCCGAGGAGCGCGACCAGTTCGGGACCGATGAGGAGATCGGGGGCGAGAACCGCGCCGACACGATCATGCTCGTTCACACCGACCCGAACCTCGAGAAGGCGATCATCCTGTCGTTCCCTCGAGATCTGTGGGTGCAGATCCCCGGTCACGGCTGGGACAAGATCAACGCGGCGTTCGAGGGCGGGCTCGATGGCGGCGGTCCGCTCCTGATGGCGAAGACCGTCCAGAAGCTCACGGGCCTGCCGATCGACCACGCCTTGTACGTCGATCTCGCGGGCTTCCAGGGACTCGTCGAAACGCTCGGCGGGGTGGACATGTGCATCTCCGGCGAGAACGTGAACACGCCTGGCTCGGTCGCGGCCCCGGGAGGTGGCACCGTCTACTACGAGGAGCCCGGTTTCATCGCCGATCCGTACACGGGATTGCTGGTCAAGCCCGGTTGCAGCACGTTGCCGGCCGACCAGGCGCTCGCGTACGTGCGAACCCGCCACCTCAAGTGTGATGCCGCCGCACCGGACTTCTTCCGGATCGCGAGGCAGCAGCAGTTCCTGCGAGCGGTCATCAACGAGCTCCTGAAGCCCGATCAGCTCGCACAACTGCCGTTCCAGATCAAGCCGATCCTGCGCAACCTCGAACGCGACGACGGTCTCAAGATCGCCGATCTCGCGTACCTCGTCGGGCAGCTCGAGGGCATCTCATCGGGGGCGGCAGAGTTCCGAACGGTGCCGGGCATCCCGACGACGGTGGACGGGCTCGCCGTCATCCGCCTGGACCCGGCAGCCAGGCAGATGTTCACGGCCGTCGGCGACGGCAAGCAGCTCGGATCGACAGGCACGGCCGTCTACACCCAATCGGAGGCGACGATCCCCGTCCTCGTGGTCGACCACGCGTCGGAGGGGAAGGCCGCCGAGGTGCAGGACGTGCTCTCGCAGGCCGGGTTCGACATCTCGCCCGGCACGACCACGTACATCGCCTCCTCCGAGAAGGTCGCGGGAAGCGTGATCGCTCACGCGCCCGGCGCCG
Above is a window of Actinomycetota bacterium DNA encoding:
- a CDS encoding CBS domain-containing protein — encoded protein: MTRTVADVMTRTVVVVPGSAPFKQVVRAMREYRVSALPVTDADGLIVGVVSEADMILREDPSVLEPHFFEGHTRRDERKKAEALVARDLMTAPPVTIGPQASVAEAARMMHERDVKRLPVIDLEGRIVGIVSRMDLLAEFLRDDDDIKTEVCRVLADDLAIAADQVLVLVEDGVVHLEGRIERRSLVPTIWGAVRAVPGVVGLDERLTWELDDTITPVSPVPWVGF
- a CDS encoding ferric reductase-like transmembrane domain-containing protein, yielding MSTWILLRAAGIGSYLMLFLSVAWGLIATTSVVTKRISKPSANLFHAFVASTGLALLGVHLGLLLIDEFMPFSFSALTVPMASDYRPVAISAGVIAMYAIVVVVVSSWLRRPLGTTWWRRLHVLAVPAFTLALLHGVFAGTDTERPWMFAIYAITGLMVVFLTIVRALTYGYRSPRPAPPVRSRPREPVTPA
- a CDS encoding FAD:protein FMN transferase; its protein translation is MGTTLSMYGPPEAFDEGWEAVVATFRREERRCSRFRPDSELSRLNRRAGSWTRLSDGLGSLLRYSLDRAASTEGAFDPTVLRAVESAGYDRDLDEVIRAARGVLGPPVPCGRWAEIELGDGEVRLPPGVGLDLGGVAKGWSVDLAVDAAISAGIPWVLVAAGGDLRVSEHAPLLPIDVDDPEVAGGSILTLLVDRGALATSSTAKRSWGTGLHHVIDPRTGAPAITDAIQVTVWGPTCADAEVAATVALLRGTRSVHDAPSVVVGVDGTVRHSIRGDRGPRLEAA
- a CDS encoding anti-sigma factor, translated to MTRDHTVIEELLAVDALGGLDGGDRGLLELERASHGTGCPDCTALEAGFAEIAGRLAFALDPEPVDDAIADRILGGGGASATTETIVEIPDELEEHRARRPRVWQALVAAAAVVAIALVAVGAIVPSTTSVRATTSQRLVAFTGDTEGSLAMAFTPGEPGAVFWGSDLPEPGADRVYEIWMIEGDEAVSGGCVSPTDGVVAVRVEASVGTTDTMAVTTEPSDCPSTPSGDPVLVADLTTVV
- a CDS encoding sigma-70 family RNA polymerase sigma factor, which produces MSQGTLMLDRSAPMGTVDLSEARDRELMARLHRRDEEAFRGLFHRYAPTAKALAQRVVRQSHLAEEIVQEAFMAVWRDPGAYDGDRGSVKSWLMGMVHHRAVDLVRREEAHRRRAEAAIPQALEEQADHADDVVRQLGRPEERRIVRAALTDLPAEQRDVLEMMYFAGLSQSQIAEKTGSPLGTVKSRTLLGMRRMREVLAEVER
- a CDS encoding diguanylate cyclase, whose translation is MDDAMTVMLVGLETTMADELADDERFDVRSADSVDQIDTGEPVDAVVVAMDGPGPLELLGSLRGKAPEAAIVVVTEAGREADGAVAMHAGAEDHLVVGSIPHGLLPRAVHYAVSIRRLRRELATTDEATGLPNLRGFVPIAEHHLHMADRSQNPVVFLFVRLEGEITDEDARQAAEVLLEAVRDADLPARITDDTFTVLLTGNALGAETLVLSRLVEAIAVHNAAQDPPHPLSLSVGSALYDPASPNTLSEILETAGRRLHDRSEG
- a CDS encoding LCP family protein, with amino-acid sequence MSEVPSGDGPAAGHGRVARIAVAITATLSLLIGIGSAYGFVAYRQAGAEGTNPRGEWIPPSAEGSTSDDPCARDVCNYLLLGSDSRAGLTPEERDQFGTDEEIGGENRADTIMLVHTDPNLEKAIILSFPRDLWVQIPGHGWDKINAAFEGGLDGGGPLLMAKTVQKLTGLPIDHALYVDLAGFQGLVETLGGVDMCISGENVNTPGSVAAPGGGTVYYEEPGFIADPYTGLLVKPGCSTLPADQALAYVRTRHLKCDAAAPDFFRIARQQQFLRAVINELLKPDQLAQLPFQIKPILRNLERDDGLKIADLAYLVGQLEGISSGAAEFRTVPGIPTTVDGLAVIRLDPAARQMFTAVGDGKQLGSTGTAVYTQSEATIPVLVVDHASEGKAAEVQDVLSQAGFDISPGTTTYIASSEKVAGSVIAHAPGADVEGQVVQKYFPGLQLKQVKGLPDDVVVFVDASYGPAAVGGDGGAPPECPSPDV